The genomic DNA GCGGACCTCCGGAGTTCCCCGGATTGATACTGGCATCGGTCTGGATCATATCGCGGATGACTATATTCGACGAAGTCCGTACTGGCCTTCCCAGGCCGGACACGATTCCCGTTGTCAGGGTACGGTCGTAGCCGAAGGGGTTCCCGATGGCCAGGACCTTCTGGCCAACCTTGAGATTTGTGGAGTCCCCGAAGGGAATGGTAACAAGGTCCCTGCCGTCGGGATCGAATTTGACCACCGCCAGATCGTTCTCCGGGTCCTTGCCGATGACCTCTCCATCGAACTGGGTTCCGTCGGAAAGATTTATATGGACCTTGTAGGCCTTTTCCACCACGTGGTAATTGGTAAGAATGTATCCCCGGCGGTCGATAATCGAACCGGAGCCGGTTCCGCCTTCCGAGGGTACAGGCTCCAGAAACCAGTTCAGGGCCAGGGTTTCGGTGGCGATATTCACGACACCGCGATTCAGGTTCTCATAGGTGCGGATGGTGGCCAGTTCATCATCGGTGTATTCACCGGCGTTCTGGGTCAGATAAGTGTTTTCCGGGGGGATGGGATTTGTCTCCAGTCTGAAAACCGGTTCCTCCGCAGTCGAAACTGCTTCGGCTGCCGCAGTTCCGGCTTTTCCCGGGCTGAAGATTCCCAGACCCGCCGCAAAGAGCAGAACTATAAGCCCGCTGGCCAGGGAGTAGAAAACAAGCTGTCCTCGGCTGTAGAGCTTCATATTTCCTCCTGTCCCTTTAAATATAGCCGGATAGGAGAATAATGCCAACTCGCTTTGAGAAGTCTGAAAAAAGTCTAGGAGGATCTGATCCTCACCCCCGAATAGAACAGGTTCCCCCCCACTCCCCTGAGAGCCACCGCCTCCGCGATGTGGGGAGCCATGACCCTCTCCGAAGCCTCGAGGTCCGCAATGCTCAGGGCCACCTTCAGCACTCCGTGGACCGCGCGGTTGGAGAAGCCTTCGCGATGGGTCTCTTCCAGAAGGACCCTGCGGGAGTCATCGTCAAGGTCCGCTGCCCGGGCCAGTTCACGTCCTTCAAGGTCGGCATTCATGCGCTCCGTCCCCCGCAGCTTCCTCCCGAACCGGCGGGCGTTAAGGACATCCTCCCGGATACTGCGGGACCCCCGTCTCTCCCCGCCCAGGAGCGCCCCGGGTCCTGCGGGATTCAGGGGAATGCGAATATCTATCCGGTCCAGCAGGGCACCCCCCAGGGTTTTCCAGTAGCGGGAGATCTCCCTTTCCGTGCACAGGCATACCGCATCCTCCTTGCCCAGATTTCCGCAGGGACAGGGGTTCAGGGTAAGAAGAAGCTGAAATCGGGCGGGAAAGAAGGCCCGCCGTCCGGCCCGGACAAGATCGACCCGCCGCTGCTCCACCGGCTCCCGCAGGGCCTGAAGCACCCCGGACTGGAACTCCGCCGCCTCATCCAGGAGCAGGACTCCGTTATGGGCCAGGGAAACCTCCCCGGGCTGCAGAGCCGGTCCGCCGCCGATAAGCCCCTCCCGGCTGGCACTGTGGTGGGGCTTGCGGAAGGGCGGATTTTTTATGAGCCCCCAGCGGCGGGGCAGCTTGCCCGCCACCGAATAAATGCGGGTTACCTCGAGGGACTCCCGATGCGCAAGGGGCGGCAGGATCGAAGGAAAGCGTAGCGCCGCCATGGATTTTCCCGAACCCGGGGGGCCGAAAAGCATTGCATGGTGGCCCCCCACAGCAGCGACCTGCAGGGCCCTGAGAAGCTCCGGACATCCGGCCATATCGCCGTAGTCGAGCCCGGTCTCCGGAATTCCGCTGTCCCCTACCTTGTCTTCTGTATCCCGGGGCTTCCAGGAGGCGGGGGCCCGCAGCAAATCAACGGCATCGGCCAGGTCCCCGACAGGGCACAGATTCCCGATTCCCGCTGCGGCTGCTTCCGCTCTGTTTTCCTCAGGGACCAGCCGTGGAAGTTCTCCCAGGGCTTCGGACTCATGGAGGGCGGCTATAACCCCGTCCACGGCACGGATTCTCCCGGAGAGCTGCAGCTCCCCCAGGGCCAGGATACGTTCCGGCGGATTCTCCGGAATACCGCAGGCCGCCAGGATTCCCAGGGCAATGGGCAGATCAAAGGAGGCCCCCGCCTTGGGTACTCCCGCGGGATAGAGGTTTACCAGGATACGTTTTGTCGGATATTCGAAGCCAGAATTGCGGATGGCCACCCGAATTCGCTCCTTAGCCTCCCGGATGGCGCTGTCCGGCAGCCCCACGATCTCGATCCCCGGCAGGGCGGGACGCAGGTCTACCTCCACGGTGACCAGTTCTCCTTCGTAACCGAAGGAGGCGTAGCTGTAGATTGTCATGGTTCCTCCTGAAGTAATTAAACCCCGGAAGAACCTGCATGCTTCAGCCGGGGTGCTGCCTTTTCTCCGTCTGGATCGAGGCTATGGCTTCCTGTACCAGGGCGTCGCAGCGTTCGTTGTGTTCGTTACCCGCGTGCCCCTTGACCCACTGCCAGCGGATATTCAGGGAGTCCCGCAGCTCCTTTAAAGGAACCCAGAGATCCT from Marispirochaeta aestuarii includes the following:
- a CDS encoding S1C family serine protease gives rise to the protein MKLYSRGQLVFYSLASGLIVLLFAAGLGIFSPGKAGTAAAEAVSTAEEPVFRLETNPIPPENTYLTQNAGEYTDDELATIRTYENLNRGVVNIATETLALNWFLEPVPSEGGTGSGSIIDRRGYILTNYHVVEKAYKVHINLSDGTQFDGEVIGKDPENDLAVVKFDPDGRDLVTIPFGDSTNLKVGQKVLAIGNPFGYDRTLTTGIVSGLGRPVRTSSNIVIRDMIQTDASINPGNSGGPLLNSRGEMIGINTMIYSPSGGSVGIGFATPVNTARRVVPDLIEYGLVRRGWIDIVPVQLDRNIVRYGKLPVEKGILVSKTVKGGAADTAGIRGGDQNNPIRYGRSILYLGGDILVEVDGDKTETISDLLGALEDNRPGDVIDVEVYRGRQRRSFQVELSERPEELYWN
- a CDS encoding YifB family Mg chelatase-like AAA ATPase; the protein is MTIYSYASFGYEGELVTVEVDLRPALPGIEIVGLPDSAIREAKERIRVAIRNSGFEYPTKRILVNLYPAGVPKAGASFDLPIALGILAACGIPENPPERILALGELQLSGRIRAVDGVIAALHESEALGELPRLVPEENRAEAAAAGIGNLCPVGDLADAVDLLRAPASWKPRDTEDKVGDSGIPETGLDYGDMAGCPELLRALQVAAVGGHHAMLFGPPGSGKSMAALRFPSILPPLAHRESLEVTRIYSVAGKLPRRWGLIKNPPFRKPHHSASREGLIGGGPALQPGEVSLAHNGVLLLDEAAEFQSGVLQALREPVEQRRVDLVRAGRRAFFPARFQLLLTLNPCPCGNLGKEDAVCLCTEREISRYWKTLGGALLDRIDIRIPLNPAGPGALLGGERRGSRSIREDVLNARRFGRKLRGTERMNADLEGRELARAADLDDDSRRVLLEETHREGFSNRAVHGVLKVALSIADLEASERVMAPHIAEAVALRGVGGNLFYSGVRIRSS